One region of Streptomyces capillispiralis genomic DNA includes:
- a CDS encoding AEC family transporter: MQGVLSGFLVIAVVIGVGYVIGRRGYLGAQGREVLTKLAFHVASPALLFTTLARADLSVVFSSRLLVTALSTAAVAGVFVAVGVVRGWGVGHTTIGALCSSYVNSGNLGIPIAVYVLGDASLVAPVLLFQLVGVTPIALTILDLSTAGEKRPLWRRVLTPLRNPVAVASLAGVAVSAAGIGIPGPVWDPMTLIGNMAVPAVLLAFGISLRGSTLPLRGGDRGAVLLAVALKAVGQPLVAWVLGAGVFGLRGAHLLDVVVTSALPAAQNLFTYASSYRVGEKLAREAILVSTVLSVPVLVVVAALLG, from the coding sequence GTGCAGGGGGTGCTGAGCGGGTTCCTGGTGATCGCCGTCGTCATCGGCGTCGGCTACGTCATCGGCCGCCGGGGGTATCTCGGCGCACAGGGCCGCGAGGTCCTGACCAAGCTGGCGTTCCACGTGGCCTCGCCCGCCCTGCTGTTCACCACGCTCGCCCGGGCCGACCTGTCGGTGGTCTTCTCCAGCCGGCTGCTGGTCACCGCGCTGAGCACGGCGGCGGTGGCGGGCGTCTTCGTCGCGGTGGGTGTGGTGCGCGGCTGGGGCGTGGGCCACACCACCATCGGCGCCCTGTGCTCCAGCTACGTCAACTCCGGCAACCTGGGCATCCCCATCGCGGTGTACGTCCTCGGGGACGCCTCCCTCGTGGCTCCGGTGCTGCTGTTCCAGCTGGTCGGGGTCACCCCGATCGCGCTGACGATCCTCGACCTGTCGACGGCGGGCGAGAAGCGGCCGTTGTGGCGGCGGGTCCTGACACCGTTGCGCAATCCGGTCGCGGTCGCGTCGCTGGCGGGGGTGGCGGTGTCGGCGGCCGGGATCGGGATACCCGGCCCGGTCTGGGACCCGATGACGCTGATCGGCAACATGGCGGTGCCCGCCGTGCTCCTCGCCTTCGGCATCTCGCTGCGCGGCAGCACCCTGCCCCTGCGGGGCGGTGACCGGGGCGCCGTCCTGCTCGCCGTGGCGCTGAAGGCGGTGGGCCAGCCGCTGGTGGCCTGGGTGCTGGGGGCCGGCGTCTTCGGGCTGCGCGGGGCGCATCTGCTGGACGTGGTGGTGACCTCGGCCCTCCCGGCCGCGCAGAACCTCTTCACGTACGCGAGCAGCTACCGCGTGGGCGAGAAGCTGGCCCGGGAGGCGATCCTCGTCTCCACGGTGCTCTCGGTGCCGGTACTGGTGGTGGTCGCGGCGCTGCTGGGGTGA
- a CDS encoding Uma2 family endonuclease yields MSALTVSQDPEQSWNDLVRFWEGMEWPEGSKVEIIEGIITVSPAPAYRHNVIAARIQRRLYSVIPDDWEIFQTLAIAVPSRLGMLIPDLVVAPVREHTESDTHIPAALAELVVEVTSKSNARDDRVSEPAAYATAGIPLYLLVDRWAPDGPAVTLYGEPKGDVHRPLSTAKFGEPIKLPAPFDLVIDTGEFPEA; encoded by the coding sequence GTGAGCGCACTCACCGTGAGCCAGGACCCCGAGCAGAGCTGGAACGACCTCGTCCGGTTCTGGGAGGGGATGGAATGGCCCGAGGGCAGCAAGGTGGAGATCATTGAGGGGATCATCACCGTGTCACCCGCTCCCGCCTACCGTCACAACGTGATCGCGGCCCGCATTCAGCGGCGCCTCTACTCCGTGATCCCCGACGACTGGGAGATCTTCCAGACCCTGGCCATCGCTGTGCCCTCGCGTCTGGGCATGCTGATCCCGGACCTCGTGGTGGCCCCGGTACGGGAGCACACGGAGTCGGACACCCACATCCCCGCCGCCCTCGCCGAACTGGTCGTCGAGGTCACCTCGAAGTCCAACGCCCGTGACGACCGCGTCAGCGAGCCCGCCGCCTACGCCACCGCGGGTATCCCGCTGTACCTCCTCGTCGACCGCTGGGCCCCCGACGGCCCGGCCGTGACGCTCTACGGTGAACCGAAGGGTGACGTCCACCGTCCCCTGAGCACCGCGAAGTTCGGTGAGCCGATCAAGCTCCCCGCCCCCTTCGACCTGGTCATCGACACCGGCGAGTTCCCCGAGGCCTGA
- a CDS encoding thymidine phosphorylase gives MDAISVIRTKRDRGELSDEQIDWVIDAYTRGEVADEQMSALAMAILLNGMNRGEIARWTAAMIASGERMDFSSLSRPTADKHSTGGVGDKITLPLAPLVAACGAAVPQLSGRGLGHTGGTLDKLESIPGWRALLSNEEMLSVLDGTGAVICAAGDGLAPADKKLYALRDVTGTVEAIPLIASSIMSKKIAEGTGSLVLDVKVGTGAFMKTIDDARELAATMVGLGTDSGVKTVALLTDMSTPLGLTAGNAVEVRESVEVLAGGGPADVVELTLALAREMLDAAGLRDADPAKALADGSAMDVWRRMIAAQGGDPDAELPVAREQHVVKATASGVLTRLDAYGIGVAAWRLGAGRARKEDPVQAGAGVEMHAKPGDTVTEGQPLLTLHTDTPDRFAYALQAVEGSYDIAAPGTDFSATPVVLERIA, from the coding sequence ATGGACGCCATCTCCGTCATCCGCACCAAGCGGGACCGCGGCGAACTCAGTGACGAGCAGATCGACTGGGTCATCGACGCGTACACCCGCGGGGAGGTGGCCGACGAGCAGATGTCGGCCCTCGCCATGGCGATCCTGCTCAACGGCATGAACCGGGGCGAGATCGCCCGCTGGACCGCCGCGATGATCGCCTCCGGCGAGCGCATGGACTTCTCCTCGCTCTCCCGCCCCACCGCCGACAAGCACTCCACCGGCGGCGTCGGCGACAAGATCACCCTCCCGCTGGCCCCGCTCGTCGCGGCCTGCGGCGCGGCCGTCCCGCAGCTGTCGGGTCGCGGCCTCGGCCACACCGGCGGCACCCTCGACAAGCTGGAGTCCATCCCCGGCTGGCGCGCCCTGCTCTCCAACGAGGAGATGCTGTCGGTGCTGGACGGCACCGGCGCCGTGATCTGCGCGGCGGGCGACGGACTGGCCCCGGCGGACAAGAAGCTCTACGCCCTCCGGGACGTCACGGGCACGGTCGAGGCGATCCCGCTCATCGCCTCCTCGATCATGTCGAAGAAGATCGCGGAGGGCACCGGCTCCCTGGTCCTCGACGTGAAGGTCGGCACCGGCGCCTTCATGAAGACGATCGACGACGCCCGCGAGCTGGCCGCCACGATGGTCGGCCTGGGCACCGACTCCGGCGTGAAGACGGTCGCCCTGCTCACCGACATGTCCACCCCGCTCGGCCTGACCGCGGGCAACGCCGTGGAGGTCCGCGAGTCGGTGGAGGTCCTGGCGGGCGGCGGTCCGGCGGACGTCGTCGAGCTGACCCTCGCCCTCGCCCGCGAGATGCTGGACGCGGCGGGCCTGCGCGACGCCGACCCGGCGAAGGCCCTCGCCGACGGCTCCGCGATGGACGTCTGGCGCCGCATGATCGCCGCCCAGGGCGGCGACCCGGACGCGGAGCTGCCGGTCGCCCGGGAGCAGCACGTGGTGAAGGCCACCGCCTCCGGCGTCCTGACCCGCCTGGACGCCTACGGCATCGGTGTCGCCGCCTGGCGCCTCGGCGCGGGCCGCGCCCGCAAGGAGGACCCGGTGCAGGCGGGCGCGGGCGTCGAGATGCACGCCAAGCCCGGCGACACGGTGACGGAGGGCCAGCCCCTCCTCACCCTCCACACGGACACCCCGGACCGCTTCGCGTACGCGCTCCAGGCGGTCGAGGGCTCGTACGACATCGCGGCCCCCGGCACGGACTTCTCCGCCACGCCGGTGGTGCTGGAACGCATCGCCTGA
- a CDS encoding cytidine deaminase, with the protein MTAADVDWEALRATARDAMSHAYAPYSGYPVGVAALVDDGRTVSGCNVENASYGLGLCAECGLVSELQRTGGGRLTHFTCVDGRGEILVPCGRCRQLLYEFGGPGLLLETPAGILPLSEMLPQAFGPQYLTK; encoded by the coding sequence GTGACCGCGGCCGACGTCGACTGGGAGGCGCTGCGCGCCACCGCGCGGGACGCCATGTCCCACGCCTACGCCCCCTACTCGGGTTACCCGGTCGGCGTCGCCGCCCTGGTCGACGACGGACGCACGGTCTCCGGCTGCAACGTCGAGAACGCCTCGTACGGTCTCGGCCTGTGCGCCGAGTGCGGACTGGTCTCCGAGCTCCAGCGCACCGGGGGCGGCCGGCTCACGCACTTCACCTGCGTGGACGGCAGGGGCGAGATCCTCGTCCCGTGCGGCCGCTGCCGCCAGCTGCTGTACGAGTTCGGCGGCCCCGGACTGCTGCTGGAGACCCCGGCGGGCATCCTGCCGCTGTCGGAGATGCTGCCCCAGGCCTTCGGCCCGCAGTACCTCACCAAGTAA
- a CDS encoding ABC transporter permease, protein MTAPTTATDVNQPSLEHAPKTGRRLSWPVLLLVIAGALALTSIVRLITGADGITNVSQMSTALQLAVPIGLAGLGGLWAERAGVVNIGLEGMMIMGTWFGAWAGFQWGPWTGVLVGIIGGAIGGLLHALVTVTFNVNHIVSGVAINILALGATRYLAPLAFEGHPGGSAKQSPAIESLGHFTVPGLSDGLRDLNDKGWFLVSDIAGLLGGLVTDVSWLTLIAVALIPATWWILWRTAFGLRLRSCGENPIAAESLGVNVYKYKYLAVIISGGLAGLGGVFLSLVANPFYLEGQVSGRGYIGLAAMIFGNWMPGGLAIGAGLFGYTDSLNLRGGSANVHALLLLGALLLLIGAIWLVVRKKYVQAVITLVIGALVFAWYAGTNEVPNQVVSATPYVITLVVLALSAQRLRMPRANGMPYRKGQGK, encoded by the coding sequence ATGACCGCACCGACCACAGCGACCGACGTCAACCAGCCGTCGCTGGAGCACGCACCCAAGACCGGCCGCCGCCTGTCCTGGCCCGTCCTGCTCCTGGTCATCGCCGGAGCCCTGGCGCTGACCTCGATCGTCCGGTTGATCACCGGCGCGGACGGCATCACCAACGTCAGCCAGATGTCCACCGCCCTCCAGCTCGCCGTGCCGATCGGCCTGGCCGGCCTCGGCGGCCTGTGGGCCGAGCGCGCGGGCGTCGTCAACATCGGCCTCGAAGGCATGATGATCATGGGCACCTGGTTCGGTGCCTGGGCCGGATTCCAGTGGGGCCCGTGGACCGGCGTCCTGGTCGGCATCATCGGCGGCGCGATCGGCGGCCTGCTGCACGCGCTCGTCACCGTCACCTTCAACGTCAACCACATCGTCTCCGGCGTGGCCATCAACATCCTCGCCCTCGGCGCCACCCGCTACCTCGCCCCGCTGGCCTTCGAGGGCCACCCGGGCGGCTCCGCCAAGCAGTCCCCGGCGATCGAGTCCCTCGGCCACTTCACCGTGCCGGGACTCTCCGACGGACTCCGGGACCTCAACGACAAGGGCTGGTTCCTGGTCTCCGACATCGCGGGCCTGCTCGGCGGACTGGTCACCGACGTCTCCTGGCTGACCCTGATCGCCGTCGCGCTCATCCCCGCGACCTGGTGGATCCTGTGGCGCACCGCCTTCGGCCTCAGGCTGCGCTCCTGCGGCGAGAACCCGATCGCGGCCGAGTCCCTCGGCGTCAACGTCTACAAGTACAAGTACCTGGCCGTGATCATCTCCGGCGGTCTGGCCGGCCTCGGCGGCGTCTTCCTCTCCCTCGTCGCCAACCCCTTCTACCTGGAGGGCCAGGTCAGCGGCCGCGGCTACATCGGCCTCGCCGCGATGATCTTCGGCAACTGGATGCCCGGCGGCCTCGCCATCGGCGCCGGCCTCTTCGGCTACACCGACAGCCTCAACCTGCGCGGCGGCTCCGCCAACGTGCACGCCCTGCTGCTGCTCGGCGCGCTGCTGCTGCTCATCGGCGCGATCTGGCTGGTGGTCCGCAAGAAGTACGTCCAGGCGGTGATCACCCTGGTCATCGGCGCCCTCGTCTTCGCCTGGTACGCCGGCACCAACGAGGTCCCCAACCAGGTCGTCTCCGCCACGCCGTACGTCATCACCCTGGTCGTCCTCGCCCTGTCCGCGCAGCGGCTGCGGATGCCGAGGGCCAACGGCATGCCGTACCGGAAGGGACAGGGCAAGTGA
- a CDS encoding ABC transporter permease codes for MKKFDKERVLLAVAGPVIALAVAFALSAIVLLASGKNPVEPFALMFEQAGFSDIQVLIINQASMYYIAALAVAIGFRMNLFNIGVDGQYQLAAMMAAIVGAHAALPAALQIPLLLLTAVLTGAFWSGIAGVLKVTRGVSEVVATIMLNAIATSVIGYLWLPTVFGVKVGNNNTTGEMHESGWIPGIDMGEAGEIYGLVILAVLLGIGYWVVLNRTRFGFDLRASGASESAAAASGVDPKRMVLTAMLISGAIAGLAGLPILMGDTHTYSLNFPTGIGFLGIGIALLGRNSPVGIAFAALLWAWLDKASPELDFHGYDKEIAVIMQGLIVLSVVVSYEAVREWGLRRQQRRVGAELAAGHVLGADNNTTKEVAGR; via the coding sequence ATGAAGAAGTTCGACAAGGAGCGCGTGCTGCTCGCGGTGGCCGGGCCGGTCATCGCGCTCGCCGTGGCCTTCGCCCTCAGCGCGATCGTGCTGCTCGCCTCCGGCAAGAACCCGGTCGAGCCGTTCGCCCTGATGTTCGAGCAGGCCGGGTTCTCCGACATCCAGGTCCTGATCATCAACCAGGCGTCGATGTACTACATCGCGGCCCTCGCGGTGGCCATCGGCTTCCGGATGAACCTCTTCAACATCGGCGTCGACGGCCAGTACCAGCTCGCCGCCATGATGGCCGCCATCGTCGGCGCCCACGCAGCCCTCCCGGCCGCCCTGCAGATCCCGCTGCTGCTCCTGACCGCCGTGCTCACCGGCGCCTTCTGGTCCGGCATCGCCGGTGTCCTCAAGGTCACCCGGGGCGTCAGCGAGGTCGTCGCCACGATCATGCTCAACGCGATCGCGACCTCCGTCATCGGCTACCTGTGGCTGCCCACCGTCTTCGGCGTCAAGGTCGGCAACAACAACACCACCGGCGAGATGCACGAGTCCGGCTGGATCCCCGGCATCGACATGGGCGAGGCCGGCGAGATCTACGGCCTGGTCATCCTGGCCGTCCTGCTCGGCATCGGCTACTGGGTCGTCCTCAACCGCACCCGCTTCGGCTTCGACCTGCGCGCCTCCGGCGCCTCCGAGTCCGCCGCCGCGGCCAGCGGCGTCGACCCCAAGCGCATGGTGCTCACCGCCATGCTGATCTCCGGTGCCATCGCCGGACTCGCGGGCCTGCCCATCCTGATGGGCGACACCCACACCTACAGCCTCAACTTCCCCACCGGCATCGGCTTCCTCGGCATCGGCATCGCCCTGCTCGGCCGCAACAGCCCGGTCGGCATCGCCTTCGCGGCCCTGCTGTGGGCCTGGCTCGACAAGGCCTCGCCCGAGCTGGACTTCCACGGCTACGACAAGGAGATCGCGGTCATCATGCAGGGCCTGATCGTCCTCTCCGTCGTCGTCTCCTACGAGGCCGTCCGCGAGTGGGGCCTGCGCCGCCAGCAGCGCCGGGTCGGCGCCGAGCTCGCCGCCGGTCACGTCCTGGGCGCCGACAACAACACCACGAAGGAGGTGGCCGGCCGATGA
- a CDS encoding ABC transporter ATP-binding protein, translating to MTAVELAGITKRFPGVVANHDIHLTVRKGTVHALVGENGAGKSTLMKILYGMQKPDEGTIAIHGEQVSFSSPADAIVRGIGMVHQHFMLADNLTVLENVVLGSEKLYGIGAKARRKIRELSDRYGLGVRPDVLVEELGVAARQRVEILKVLYRGATTLILDEPTAVLVPQEVDALFDNLRELKAEGLSVIFISHKLGEVLSVADEITVIRRGTTVGTAVPAETTPRQLAEMMVGSELPTPETAESTVTDRPVLTVDTLRLTAPGGKALLDDISFTIHAGEVLGIAGVEGNGQTELVDALIGLKHADSGVIRLADEEITAWPTRRRREQGIGYIPEDRHRHGLLLESPLWENRILGHVTERPNAKGVWLDPKAAQEDTRRIVTEYDVRTPGIDVTAASLSGGNQQKLIVGREMSHEPRFLIAAHPTRGVDVGAQAAIWDHIREARREGLAVLLISADLDELIGLSDTLRVIYDGKLVADADPATITPEELGTAMTGAASGHLEHEETPADGGPGAEDEAR from the coding sequence GTGACCGCCGTCGAGCTCGCCGGGATCACCAAGCGCTTCCCGGGTGTCGTGGCCAACCACGACATCCACCTCACCGTCCGCAAGGGCACCGTCCACGCCCTGGTCGGGGAGAACGGCGCCGGCAAGTCGACCCTGATGAAGATCCTCTACGGCATGCAGAAGCCGGACGAGGGCACCATCGCGATCCACGGCGAACAGGTGAGCTTCTCCTCGCCCGCCGACGCGATCGTCCGCGGCATCGGCATGGTGCACCAGCACTTCATGCTCGCGGACAACCTCACCGTCCTGGAGAACGTCGTCCTCGGCAGCGAGAAGCTGTACGGCATCGGCGCGAAGGCCCGCCGCAAGATCAGGGAACTCTCCGACCGCTACGGCCTCGGCGTGCGCCCCGACGTCCTGGTCGAGGAGCTCGGCGTGGCCGCTCGCCAGCGCGTGGAGATCCTCAAGGTCCTCTACCGCGGCGCCACCACCCTGATCCTCGACGAGCCCACCGCCGTCCTCGTCCCGCAGGAGGTCGACGCGCTCTTCGACAACCTGCGCGAGCTGAAGGCCGAGGGCCTGTCGGTCATCTTCATCTCCCACAAGCTGGGCGAGGTCCTCTCCGTCGCCGACGAGATCACCGTCATCCGTCGCGGCACCACGGTCGGCACCGCCGTCCCCGCCGAGACCACCCCCCGCCAGCTCGCCGAGATGATGGTCGGCAGCGAACTGCCGACCCCGGAGACCGCCGAGTCCACGGTCACCGACCGGCCCGTCCTCACCGTCGACACGCTGCGCCTGACCGCCCCCGGCGGCAAGGCCCTGCTGGACGACATCAGCTTCACCATCCACGCGGGCGAGGTCCTGGGCATCGCCGGCGTGGAGGGCAACGGCCAGACCGAGCTGGTCGACGCCCTCATCGGCCTCAAGCACGCCGACTCCGGCGTCATCCGGCTGGCCGACGAGGAGATCACCGCCTGGCCCACCCGCCGCCGCCGCGAGCAGGGCATCGGCTACATCCCCGAGGACCGCCACCGCCACGGCCTGCTCCTGGAGTCCCCCCTCTGGGAGAACCGCATCCTCGGCCACGTCACGGAGCGGCCCAACGCCAAGGGCGTCTGGCTGGACCCGAAGGCCGCCCAGGAGGACACCCGCCGGATCGTGACGGAGTACGACGTCCGCACCCCCGGCATCGACGTCACCGCCGCCTCCCTGTCCGGCGGCAACCAGCAGAAGCTGATCGTCGGCCGCGAGATGAGCCACGAGCCGCGCTTCCTGATCGCCGCCCACCCCACCCGCGGTGTGGACGTCGGCGCGCAGGCCGCGATCTGGGACCACATCCGCGAGGCCCGCCGCGAGGGCCTGGCCGTGCTGCTGATCTCCGCCGACCTGGACGAGCTCATCGGCCTGTCCGACACCCTGAGGGTGATCTACGACGGCAAGCTGGTCGCGGACGCCGACCCCGCCACCATCACCCCGGAGGAACTCGGCACCGCCATGACCGGCGCCGCCTCCGGACACCTGGAGCACGAGGAGACCCCGGCCGACGGCGGCCCGGGTGCGGAAGACGAGGCCCGCTGA
- a CDS encoding BMP family lipoprotein has protein sequence MRRISRITVAGAATASLALALSACGGTSTSSSSSESKGDKGLAIAYDVGGKGDQSFNDAAYAGLEQAKKEFGYETADVEPTEGETDADKEQRLASLAKQGYNPVIGVGYAYAAAVKGAAEKFPDTTFGIVDDATIEAENVADLVFSEEQASYLAGVAAAKSTKTDTVGFVGGVDIPLIHKFQAGFEQGVKDTDAKVKVVSQYLTQTAEEGGFSSPDKGKTAAEGQIEKKADVIYAAAGLSGQGVIEAAAANKVWAIGVDSDQYRQEALAKYKDSILTSAMKDVAKAVYNLAKSVEDGKPETGIVRGDLKTGEVSLSNSNPKFADDAELQKAIETAKEKIVSGEIKVKSS, from the coding sequence ATGCGCCGGATTTCCCGGATCACGGTCGCAGGCGCAGCGACCGCCTCCCTGGCCCTCGCCCTCTCCGCCTGCGGCGGCACCTCGACCTCTTCCAGCTCCTCGGAGTCGAAGGGGGACAAGGGCCTCGCCATCGCCTACGACGTCGGCGGCAAGGGCGACCAGTCCTTCAACGACGCCGCGTACGCGGGCCTGGAGCAGGCGAAGAAGGAGTTCGGCTACGAGACGGCCGACGTCGAGCCCACCGAGGGCGAGACGGACGCCGACAAGGAGCAGCGCCTGGCGTCGCTGGCGAAGCAGGGCTACAACCCGGTCATCGGTGTGGGCTACGCCTACGCCGCCGCCGTCAAGGGCGCCGCGGAGAAGTTCCCGGACACCACCTTCGGCATCGTGGACGACGCCACGATCGAGGCGGAGAACGTGGCCGACCTGGTCTTCTCCGAGGAGCAGGCCTCCTACCTGGCCGGCGTCGCCGCCGCCAAGAGCACCAAGACCGACACGGTCGGCTTCGTGGGCGGTGTGGACATCCCGCTGATCCACAAGTTCCAGGCGGGCTTCGAGCAGGGCGTCAAGGACACCGACGCCAAGGTGAAGGTCGTCTCGCAGTACCTGACGCAGACGGCCGAGGAGGGCGGCTTCTCCAGCCCCGACAAGGGCAAGACCGCCGCCGAGGGCCAGATCGAGAAGAAGGCCGACGTCATCTACGCGGCCGCCGGTCTGTCCGGTCAGGGCGTCATCGAGGCCGCCGCCGCCAACAAGGTGTGGGCGATCGGCGTCGACTCCGACCAGTACCGGCAGGAAGCCCTCGCCAAGTACAAGGACTCGATCCTCACTTCGGCGATGAAGGACGTCGCCAAGGCGGTGTACAACCTGGCGAAGTCGGTCGAGGACGGCAAGCCCGAGACCGGTATCGTCAGGGGCGATCTGAAGACGGGTGAGGTGAGCCTGTCGAACTCCAACCCGAAGTTCGCGGACGACGCCGAGCTCCAGAAAGCCATCGAGACGGCCAAGGAGAAGATCGTCAGCGGCGAGATCAAGGTCAAGTCGAGCTGA
- a CDS encoding BMP family lipoprotein, translated as MRRISKLTRVAVGVASLALAATACGGTSSDKGDSGPKEDLGLAIAYDIGGKGDQSFNDAAYAGLTKAKDEYGYKTADVEPTEGETDADKEQRLASLARQGYDPVIGVGFAYGPAMKAVAAKYPDTTFGIVDSVVEGDNVASLVFAEEQASYLAGVAAAKATKTKTVGFVGGVDIPLIHKFQAGFEQGVKDTDAKVKVIPQYLTQTAEEGGFSSPDKGKAAAEGQIEKNADVVYQAAGLSGQGVIEAAAKAKVWAIGVDSDQYRQEALAAYKDYILTSALKDVGGAVYALAKSVHDDKPLTGTQVFDLKVNGVGLSESNPKMAEVTGLTDAVAKAKEGIIDGSIKVRTEQ; from the coding sequence ATGCGTCGGATATCCAAACTGACCCGCGTCGCGGTGGGGGTCGCGTCGCTCGCACTCGCCGCCACCGCCTGCGGTGGCACCAGCAGTGACAAGGGCGACAGCGGCCCCAAGGAGGACCTCGGTCTCGCCATCGCCTACGACATCGGCGGCAAGGGCGACCAGTCCTTCAACGACGCCGCGTACGCCGGCCTCACCAAGGCCAAGGACGAGTACGGCTACAAGACCGCCGACGTCGAGCCCACCGAGGGCGAGACCGACGCGGACAAGGAGCAGCGCCTGGCCTCGCTGGCCCGCCAGGGCTACGACCCGGTCATCGGCGTCGGCTTCGCCTACGGCCCCGCGATGAAGGCCGTCGCCGCGAAGTACCCGGACACCACCTTCGGCATCGTCGACTCCGTCGTCGAGGGCGACAACGTCGCCTCCCTGGTCTTCGCCGAGGAGCAGGCCTCGTACCTGGCCGGCGTCGCCGCCGCCAAGGCCACCAAGACCAAAACGGTCGGCTTCGTGGGCGGTGTGGACATCCCGCTGATCCACAAGTTCCAGGCGGGCTTCGAGCAGGGTGTCAAGGACACCGACGCCAAGGTGAAGGTGATCCCGCAGTACCTGACGCAGACCGCGGAGGAGGGCGGCTTCTCCAGCCCCGACAAGGGCAAGGCCGCCGCCGAGGGCCAGATCGAGAAGAACGCCGACGTGGTCTACCAGGCGGCCGGTCTGTCCGGTCAGGGTGTGATCGAGGCCGCCGCCAAGGCGAAGGTCTGGGCGATCGGTGTCGACTCCGACCAGTACCGGCAGGAAGCCCTCGCGGCCTACAAGGACTACATCCTCACCTCCGCCCTGAAGGACGTCGGCGGCGCGGTGTACGCGCTGGCCAAGTCGGTGCACGACGACAAGCCGCTGACCGGCACCCAGGTCTTCGACCTGAAGGTGAACGGCGTGGGCCTGTCGGAGAGCAACCCGAAGATGGCCGAGGTGACGGGCCTGACGGACGCCGTGGCCAAGGCCAAGGAAGGCATCATCGACGGCTCCATCAAGGTCCGGACGGAGCAGTAG
- a CDS encoding M20 family metallopeptidase, which produces MSLETEVDLPGGAVLPGALPEALRAELVAFRRDLHMHPELGNQEFRTTAAIKERLERAGLRPRVLSSGTGVICDIGTDGEAGTDSAMLAMRADIDGLPIPDMKAGCSYRSTVPDRAHACGHDVHTTVVLGAGLVLAELHRQGLLPRPVRLIFQPAEEVLPGGAADAIEDGALDGIGRIIAVHCDPRVDAGRIGLREGAITSACDRLEIALDGPGGHTARPHLTTDLVTAAARVVTDVPALIGRRVDSRSGLAVTWGRVESGHAPNVIPQHAELSGTVRCLDLETWRQAPDLVVAAIDEVANLHRAKSEITYVRGVPPVVNEAGATELLRDAMIARRGVESVEGTEQSLGGEDFSWYLERVPGAMARLGVRTPGERTVRDLHQGDFDVDEHAITVGVELFTAAALLDALR; this is translated from the coding sequence ATGTCACTGGAGACCGAGGTCGACCTCCCCGGTGGAGCGGTGCTCCCCGGCGCGTTGCCCGAGGCCCTGCGTGCCGAGCTGGTCGCGTTCCGCCGCGACCTGCACATGCACCCGGAGCTCGGCAACCAGGAGTTCCGCACCACCGCCGCGATCAAGGAACGACTGGAGCGGGCCGGCCTCAGGCCCCGCGTTCTGTCCAGCGGGACCGGCGTGATCTGTGACATCGGCACCGACGGCGAGGCCGGCACCGACTCGGCGATGCTCGCGATGCGCGCCGACATCGACGGCCTGCCCATCCCCGACATGAAGGCCGGGTGCTCCTACCGGTCCACCGTGCCCGACCGCGCCCACGCCTGCGGTCACGACGTGCACACCACCGTGGTGCTCGGCGCCGGACTCGTCCTGGCCGAGCTGCACCGGCAGGGCCTGCTGCCCCGCCCCGTGCGGCTGATCTTCCAGCCCGCGGAGGAGGTGCTGCCCGGCGGCGCCGCCGACGCCATCGAGGACGGCGCGCTCGACGGCATCGGCCGGATCATCGCCGTGCACTGCGACCCCCGCGTCGACGCCGGGAGGATCGGTCTGCGCGAGGGTGCCATTACCTCCGCCTGCGACCGGCTGGAGATCGCCCTCGACGGCCCCGGCGGCCACACCGCCCGCCCGCACCTGACCACCGACCTCGTCACCGCCGCCGCCCGTGTCGTCACCGACGTGCCCGCCCTGATCGGCCGGCGCGTCGACAGCCGCAGCGGACTCGCCGTGACCTGGGGCAGGGTCGAGTCGGGCCACGCGCCCAACGTCATCCCGCAGCACGCCGAACTGTCCGGCACCGTGCGCTGCCTGGACCTGGAGACCTGGCGGCAGGCCCCCGACCTGGTGGTCGCGGCCATCGACGAGGTCGCCAACCTGCACCGCGCCAAGTCGGAGATCACCTACGTGCGCGGCGTCCCGCCGGTCGTCAACGAGGCCGGCGCCACCGAGCTGCTGCGCGACGCCATGATCGCCCGGCGCGGCGTGGAGTCGGTCGAGGGCACCGAGCAGAGCCTCGGCGGCGAGGACTTCTCCTGGTACCTGGAGCGCGTCCCGGGCGCGATGGCCCGCCTCGGCGTCCGCACCCCCGGCGAGCGCACCGTGCGCGACCTGCACCAGGGCGACTTCGACGTCGACGAGCACGCCATCACGGTGGGCGTGGAGCTCTTCACCGCCGCCGCCCTGCTGGACGCCCTGCGCTGA